DNA sequence from the Sulfurimonas sp. HSL3-1 genome:
CGGTGATATCCGCGGCGGTGTCAGCGTCACCATTCCCCACGTTATCGCCCCGCAGCTTCCGCTGGGCGGCGGTCATCTCCTCATTGCCCTGAGCGGGCTGGGGATCATCCTGCTGGTCGGCTGGCGCCTGCGGCGTGCCTACCAAACCGTCAAAGAGCAGAGCATGATCGATCCGCTCACCGGCATCGCGAACCGCCGCCACTTTATGAAGCGTCTGAAAGAGGAGTACCAGCGCTCATTGCGCGAACAGCATCCCGTCGCGCTGATCATGGCGGATATCGACTCGTTCAAAGCCTATAATGACACCTACGGCCATATCGAGGGGGACCAGTGCCTGCTCAGCGTGGCTCATACGATGCAGGAGTCCCTCAAACGCCCCGGCGACTGCATCGCCCGTTACGGGGGCGAGGAGTTCATCATCATGCTTCCCAATACTCCCCTTGCCAACGCCGCGCATTTTGCGGAGGAGCTGCGCCGTCATATCGAAGCACTGAAAATCCGTCATGAAAGCTCCGCCGGCGGTGATATCGTGACCGCCAGTTTCGGGGTCGCCGAAACGGAAGCCGGCGACGCCGACTATGAAGCTGTTATCCGGCGGGCCGACGCCGCGCTATACGCGGCAAAAAAGGCGGGACGGAACCGCGTCAACGCTGTCGTCTGACGATGCGCCATCCCCAGACCGCCATCGCGGCAAGGGCGACCCCGAGGGCACCATAGAGGGCATAGCGGTGCGCCTCGGCGAAAAAGAGCGCCACGGTATGCCCCAGCAGGTAACCCGCCAGTGCAACGGCAACGGC
Encoded proteins:
- a CDS encoding diguanylate cyclase, yielding MKGKIALLAGGWILVVLFSWTWEFYHNKNLEEDAMLKSGRAFFQQIVLTREWNARHGGVYVFADETTPPNPHLKNVRRDIPLPDGQLLTLVNPAYMTRQLSELAEKYDGLQIHITSLKPIRPENAPKAWERTVLESFYHGTKEYGAFFDGGYRYMAPLYTEKSCLKCHESQGYKVGDIRGGVSVTIPHVIAPQLPLGGGHLLIALSGLGIILLVGWRLRRAYQTVKEQSMIDPLTGIANRRHFMKRLKEEYQRSLREQHPVALIMADIDSFKAYNDTYGHIEGDQCLLSVAHTMQESLKRPGDCIARYGGEEFIIMLPNTPLANAAHFAEELRRHIEALKIRHESSAGGDIVTASFGVAETEAGDADYEAVIRRADAALYAAKKAGRNRVNAVV